A window from Pyrococcus yayanosii CH1 encodes these proteins:
- a CDS encoding ATPase domain-containing protein, translating to MMSSYFVRRVKSGIPGFDELIEGGFPEGTTVLLTGGTGTGKTTFAAQFIYKGADEYGEPGVFVTLEERAKDLRREMRAFGWDFERLEKEGKVAIVDGVSSTVGLPSEERFVLEDRFNMDNFLRYIYRVVKAINAKRLVIDSIPSIAFRLEEERKIREVLLKLNTILLEMGVTTILTTEAPDPAHGKISRYGIEEFIARGVVILDLQERNIELKRYLLIRKMRETRHSMKKYPFEIGPTGVVVYPSGEIY from the coding sequence ATGATGAGCTCTTATTTCGTTAGGAGGGTAAAAAGCGGGATCCCTGGGTTTGATGAACTCATAGAGGGTGGCTTCCCCGAGGGCACAACGGTCCTTCTCACCGGTGGCACCGGGACGGGAAAGACGACATTTGCTGCCCAGTTCATCTACAAAGGAGCTGATGAGTACGGGGAGCCTGGTGTATTCGTCACGCTTGAGGAGAGAGCTAAAGATCTTAGGAGAGAGATGAGAGCGTTCGGATGGGACTTTGAGAGACTGGAAAAAGAAGGTAAGGTTGCGATAGTAGATGGTGTGAGCTCTACCGTAGGTCTGCCGAGCGAGGAGCGCTTCGTTCTTGAAGACCGGTTTAACATGGACAATTTCCTTAGGTATATCTACCGCGTTGTTAAGGCGATAAACGCGAAGAGGCTCGTGATAGATTCCATCCCATCGATAGCCTTCCGTCTTGAGGAAGAAAGGAAGATTAGGGAGGTCCTGCTTAAGCTCAACACGATACTTCTCGAGATGGGTGTTACCACGATCCTCACCACAGAGGCTCCCGACCCTGCCCATGGTAAGATAAGCCGTTATGGGATAGAGGAGTTCATCGCGAGGGGTGTCGTAATACTCGACCTTCAGGAGAGGAACATCGAGCTGAAGAGGTACCTTTTGATAAGGAAGATGCGTGAGACGAGGCACTCGATGAAGAAGTATCCATTCGAGATAGGTCCTACCGGGGTGGTAGTGTACCCGAGCGGCGAGATCTACTAA